One genomic window of Salipiger abyssi includes the following:
- a CDS encoding (2Fe-2S)-binding protein, with protein MQLTVNGTTRDVDVDADTPLLWVIREELGLTGTKYGCGVAQCGACTVLVDGIPTRSCVTPADSVTGTEISTIEAVRETEVGKRVVEAWVENQVPQCGYCQSGQVLTAAALLTETRQPSDDDIEGAMINLCRCGTYNKIRAAVRGAAEG; from the coding sequence ATGCAGCTAACAGTCAATGGCACGACGCGCGACGTCGATGTGGACGCCGACACCCCGCTTCTCTGGGTGATCCGCGAGGAACTGGGCCTCACCGGCACGAAATACGGCTGTGGCGTCGCGCAATGCGGCGCCTGCACCGTGCTGGTCGACGGCATCCCGACACGCTCCTGCGTGACCCCCGCCGACAGCGTCACCGGCACCGAGATCAGCACCATCGAAGCGGTGCGCGAGACCGAAGTGGGCAAGCGCGTGGTCGAGGCCTGGGTCGAGAACCAGGTGCCGCAATGCGGTTATTGCCAGTCGGGCCAGGTGCTGACCGCCGCCGCGCTGCTGACCGAGACGCGGCAGCCCAGCGACGACGATATCGAGGGCGCGATGATCAACCTGTGCCGCTGCGGCACCTACAACAAGATCCGCGCTGCCGTGCGCGGCGCAGCGGAGGGCTGA
- a CDS encoding xanthine dehydrogenase family protein molybdopterin-binding subunit, with amino-acid sequence MGIMQKLTRQPVNVSRRGFLTGTGALVLATALPARRSRAQEAAGEAEPPAVPAFLELRADGTALFRSPFIEGGQGIFSALPQIVGEELDLHPELFTVESAPPGAPFDIMGGFRFTGGSSSVRSSYPLMRQLGATARAMLIEAAAQQWGVDAADLTTEPGKVVNPESGESLGYGELAGAAMDLPVPADVPLRDPSTFRWIRQPLPRYDVHDKSTGRANYAIDASVEGMLLAAVQHAPRLGLAPVSVTNRAEIEGMRGVHSVHLLPGAVAVVADKFWQARKAVEAAEVEWGPGEASWPMPEDFSSQGFRDTLANADGEVIEIEAQGDAAGTLAGAETVLEAEYDAPFLVHGQLEPPSTIARFNDDGTLDLWLPNQAPEMFQGAAAEIAGVAAENIRIHSQILGGFFGRHFLYETANPYPQAIMLAKAVGRPVKVQWTREEEFLRDAVRPMGFARFRGAVSAEGPTALSVEVVGEGPTGRWYKAPAGQDPSATEGISGKTYAIANRHIGQIYVPNPAVIGYWRAVGHSMHDFMYESFLDEMAAAAGLDPFEMRRGLLSDSERHRTLLETVGTLSGGWKPGVFESEDGSQRARGVAMASPFGSEVAVIAEVSIDGGEVAVHQVWVAIDPGQIVNPATIEAQVQSAVALGVSQTLMEELVYENGEPTARNFDYYPFLRPDQMPQVHVEIVESGAKMGGIGEPGLPAVGPAIVNAVAVLTGQRIRSLPLSKHDFG; translated from the coding sequence ATGGGGATCATGCAGAAACTCACCCGCCAGCCGGTCAACGTCTCGCGCCGCGGCTTCCTGACGGGCACCGGCGCGCTGGTGCTGGCCACCGCGCTGCCCGCGCGCCGCAGCCGCGCGCAAGAGGCCGCAGGTGAGGCCGAACCGCCCGCCGTGCCGGCCTTCCTTGAGCTGCGCGCTGACGGCACCGCGCTGTTCCGCAGCCCGTTCATCGAGGGCGGGCAGGGGATCTTTTCCGCCCTGCCGCAGATCGTCGGCGAGGAGCTGGATCTTCACCCCGAGCTCTTCACCGTGGAGAGCGCGCCCCCCGGCGCGCCCTTCGACATCATGGGCGGTTTCCGCTTCACCGGCGGCAGCTCGTCGGTGCGCTCGAGCTATCCGCTGATGCGCCAGCTCGGCGCCACCGCGCGCGCCATGCTGATCGAGGCGGCGGCGCAGCAATGGGGCGTCGATGCCGCGGATCTGACCACCGAGCCCGGCAAGGTGGTGAACCCGGAGAGCGGCGAGAGCCTCGGCTATGGCGAGCTGGCAGGCGCGGCGATGGACCTGCCGGTGCCGGCGGACGTGCCGCTGCGCGACCCGTCGACCTTCCGCTGGATCCGCCAGCCGCTGCCGCGCTACGACGTGCATGACAAATCCACCGGCCGGGCCAATTACGCCATCGACGCGTCGGTCGAGGGCATGCTGCTGGCCGCCGTGCAGCACGCGCCGCGCCTCGGGCTGGCGCCGGTATCGGTGACCAACCGGGCCGAGATCGAGGGCATGCGCGGGGTGCATTCGGTGCATCTGCTGCCGGGCGCCGTGGCGGTCGTGGCCGACAAGTTCTGGCAGGCACGCAAGGCGGTCGAGGCGGCAGAGGTCGAATGGGGGCCGGGCGAGGCGAGCTGGCCGATGCCCGAGGATTTCTCCTCGCAGGGCTTCCGCGACACGCTGGCAAATGCCGATGGCGAGGTGATCGAGATCGAGGCCCAGGGCGACGCCGCAGGCACGCTCGCGGGTGCCGAGACCGTGCTCGAGGCCGAGTATGACGCGCCGTTCCTGGTGCATGGCCAGCTCGAGCCGCCCTCGACCATCGCGCGGTTCAACGACGACGGCACGCTGGATCTGTGGCTGCCCAATCAGGCGCCGGAGATGTTCCAGGGCGCCGCGGCGGAGATCGCCGGGGTCGCGGCAGAGAATATCCGCATTCATTCGCAGATCCTCGGCGGGTTCTTCGGGCGGCATTTCCTCTACGAGACCGCCAACCCCTATCCGCAGGCGATCATGCTGGCCAAGGCGGTGGGCCGTCCGGTCAAGGTGCAGTGGACCCGCGAGGAGGAATTCCTGCGCGACGCGGTGCGCCCCATGGGCTTTGCCCGGTTCCGGGGTGCGGTGAGCGCCGAAGGCCCCACCGCGCTCAGCGTCGAGGTGGTGGGCGAGGGCCCGACCGGGCGCTGGTACAAGGCGCCTGCCGGGCAGGATCCCTCGGCGACCGAGGGGATTTCCGGCAAGACCTATGCCATTGCCAACCGGCATATCGGCCAGATCTATGTGCCGAACCCGGCGGTGATCGGCTATTGGCGCGCCGTGGGGCATTCGATGCATGACTTCATGTATGAAAGCTTTCTCGACGAGATGGCCGCCGCCGCCGGGCTCGACCCGTTCGAGATGCGGCGCGGGCTGCTCTCGGACTCCGAGCGTCACCGCACGCTGCTGGAGACCGTGGGCACACTGTCGGGCGGCTGGAAGCCCGGCGTCTTCGAGTCTGAGGACGGCAGCCAGCGGGCACGCGGCGTCGCCATGGCCTCGCCCTTCGGCTCCGAGGTGGCGGTGATCGCCGAGGTCTCCATAGACGGCGGCGAGGTGGCGGTGCATCAGGTCTGGGTCGCCATCGACCCCGGCCAGATCGTCAACCCGGCCACCATCGAGGCGCAGGTGCAATCGGCGGTGGCGCTGGGTGTGTCGCAGACGCTGATGGAAGAGCTGGTCTATGAGAACGGCGAACCCACGGCGCGGAATTTCGACTACTACCCGTTCCTGCGCCCCGACCAGATGCCGCAGGTGCATGTGGAGATCGTCGAGAGCGGCGCCAAGATGGGCGGCATCGGCGAGCCCGGCCTGCCGGCGGTCGGCCCGGCCATCGTCAACGCGGTGGCGGTGCTGACCGGCCAGCGCATCCGCAGCCTGCCGCTGTCGAAGCACGATTTCGGCTGA
- a CDS encoding TetR/AcrR family transcriptional regulator: MTVSTRRTQDQRSTETRRLLLAATVQMLMDVGYANTSTAGIAKRAGVSRGAQTHHYPSKMALIVAATEEMFANFAAGLEALAADMRSGALDYDTFFEAVWDEVLKGDWFYSSLEIIVAARGDTELREQLAPLILDLHERLEAIWSQTFVAVSPDAITPRVALNLALNVFRGMAVQAVLRRDEGYFREMLMALKVMLASHVKPATGTA, translated from the coding sequence ATGACCGTATCGACACGACGCACCCAGGATCAGCGCAGCACCGAAACCCGCAGGCTTCTGCTGGCGGCGACGGTGCAGATGCTGATGGATGTGGGCTATGCCAATACCAGCACCGCCGGCATTGCCAAGCGGGCGGGCGTGTCGCGCGGGGCGCAGACGCATCACTACCCCAGCAAGATGGCGCTGATCGTCGCCGCCACCGAAGAGATGTTCGCCAATTTCGCCGCCGGGCTGGAGGCGCTGGCCGCCGATATGCGGAGCGGGGCGCTCGACTACGATACGTTCTTCGAGGCCGTTTGGGACGAGGTGCTCAAGGGCGACTGGTTCTATTCCTCGCTGGAGATCATCGTCGCCGCGCGCGGCGATACGGAGCTGCGCGAGCAGCTCGCGCCGCTGATCCTCGATTTGCACGAGCGGCTGGAGGCGATCTGGTCGCAGACCTTCGTTGCGGTCAGCCCGGATGCCATCACTCCGCGCGTGGCGCTGAACCTGGCGCTGAACGTATTTCGCGGCATGGCCGTGCAGGCGGTGCTGCGCCGCGACGAGGGCTATTTCCGCGAGATGCTCATGGCGCTCAAGGTCATGCTGGCAAGCCATGTGAAGCCCGCGACAGGCACCGCCTGA
- a CDS encoding ABC transporter substrate-binding protein, producing the protein MNKLTSLMAVAAFAAAPALAQDAEWETQGLTDDAITIGVMGPFSGNASSYSKALIGMMAYYDKVNEEGGVHGRKLVAVQEDTACDSAKGLAAAKKLISQDEVFMLQGNSCSGVALALRPTIEEAGLPWIVAHAVSDSISDPLAGNIFHGVPTGSANGRAMAAFVLSKPGTENVAIIEHSNDWAHSYSNPARDYLKEQGVEPTAELTMERGQTDATAQVLKLRQNKPDFIIAALYEAETAIFLRDLKKYGMGDIPVMGTAGTDLENTLKRTGDFDTVKNYHVIHSYVDNLDGEKMKPWGEMIHKYYPDEELSTFSFVSIGSAEALVSALEAVGPDLTRSKLIAALEEVRDFDTGILSDPITWTPEDHQGVKGSAVAGFVDGEPTVLKAWGQPY; encoded by the coding sequence ATGAATAAGCTCACCTCTCTCATGGCCGTGGCCGCCTTTGCGGCGGCGCCGGCGCTGGCGCAGGACGCCGAATGGGAAACCCAAGGCCTCACCGACGACGCCATCACCATCGGTGTGATGGGGCCGTTTTCCGGCAACGCGTCGTCCTACAGCAAGGCGCTGATCGGGATGATGGCCTATTACGACAAGGTCAACGAAGAGGGCGGGGTGCATGGCCGCAAGCTGGTTGCCGTGCAGGAAGACACCGCCTGCGACAGCGCCAAGGGCCTCGCCGCCGCCAAGAAATTGATCTCGCAGGACGAGGTCTTCATGCTTCAGGGCAATTCCTGCTCGGGCGTGGCGCTGGCGCTGCGGCCCACCATCGAAGAGGCGGGCCTGCCCTGGATCGTCGCCCACGCGGTGAGCGACTCGATCTCGGATCCGCTGGCGGGGAACATCTTTCACGGCGTGCCCACCGGCAGCGCCAACGGGCGCGCCATGGCGGCCTTTGTGCTCTCCAAGCCGGGCACCGAGAATGTCGCGATCATCGAGCATTCCAACGACTGGGCGCACAGCTATTCCAACCCGGCGCGCGATTATCTGAAAGAGCAGGGGGTCGAGCCCACAGCCGAGCTGACCATGGAGCGCGGCCAGACCGATGCCACCGCGCAGGTGCTGAAACTGCGCCAGAACAAGCCCGATTTCATCATCGCGGCGCTTTATGAGGCGGAAACCGCCATCTTCCTGCGCGATCTGAAGAAATACGGCATGGGTGACATCCCCGTGATGGGCACCGCCGGCACCGACCTCGAGAACACGCTCAAGCGCACCGGCGATTTCGACACCGTCAAGAATTACCACGTGATCCACTCCTATGTGGACAATCTCGACGGCGAGAAGATGAAACCCTGGGGCGAGATGATCCACAAATACTACCCCGACGAAGAGCTCTCGACCTTCTCCTTCGTCTCCATCGGGTCCGCCGAGGCGCTTGTCTCGGCCCTCGAAGCGGTGGGTCCGGATCTCACCCGTTCGAAGCTGATCGCGGCGCTGGAAGAGGTGCGCGATTTCGACACCGGCATCCTGTCGGATCCGATCACCTGGACGCCCGAGGATCACCAGGGCGTCAAGGGCTCTGCCGTGGCGGGCTTTGTCGACGGCGAACCGACCGTCCTGAAAGCCTGGGGCCAGCCCTACTAA
- a CDS encoding branched-chain amino acid ABC transporter permease, giving the protein MLMQLTLGGLAQGAIYALIALSLTVVYRSTTVVNFGHGDFVMAGAFLSYVLVVLAGIAFLPAAALAMIAMFVLGVLFSKGLIRPIRGGPHIGLALMCISAGYVLRGIARMVWGREVLPMPPVFDMEPIFLGDLVITGDAVFIIGTVLVLLILFFGLLALTDLGKMVQAVYQSPRGARLIGLNVERFNDFSWGIGAALGALGGILVAPVSLLHPDLGASFLIKGFAAMTLGGFGSLGGAVLGGILLGLAEQYAGAYLDSALIEITAYVVIVLVLFIRPQGLFGRKAVVKV; this is encoded by the coding sequence ATGCTGATGCAGCTGACATTGGGCGGACTCGCCCAAGGGGCCATCTATGCCCTGATCGCGCTATCGCTCACGGTGGTCTACCGCTCGACCACGGTGGTGAATTTCGGCCATGGCGATTTCGTCATGGCGGGCGCCTTCCTCTCCTACGTGCTGGTGGTGCTGGCGGGCATCGCCTTCCTTCCGGCGGCGGCGCTGGCGATGATCGCCATGTTCGTGCTGGGCGTGCTCTTCAGCAAGGGGCTCATCCGCCCGATAAGGGGCGGGCCGCATATCGGGCTGGCGCTCATGTGCATCTCGGCGGGCTATGTGCTGCGCGGCATCGCGCGCATGGTCTGGGGCCGCGAAGTGCTGCCGATGCCGCCGGTCTTCGACATGGAGCCGATCTTTCTCGGCGATCTTGTCATCACCGGCGACGCGGTCTTCATCATCGGCACGGTGCTGGTGCTGCTCATCCTGTTCTTCGGCCTGTTGGCGCTGACCGATCTCGGCAAGATGGTGCAGGCGGTCTATCAGAGCCCGCGCGGCGCGCGGCTCATCGGCCTCAATGTCGAGCGGTTCAACGATTTCAGCTGGGGCATCGGCGCGGCGCTCGGCGCGCTTGGCGGCATCCTCGTGGCGCCGGTCTCGCTGCTGCATCCCGATCTTGGCGCCAGTTTTCTCATCAAGGGCTTTGCCGCGATGACCCTGGGCGGCTTCGGCTCGCTGGGGGGCGCGGTGCTGGGCGGCATCCTGCTGGGTCTGGCCGAGCAATATGCCGGCGCTTACCTCGACAGCGCGCTGATCGAGATCACCGCCTATGTGGTCATCGTGCTGGTGCTCTTCATCCGCCCGCAGGGGCTCTTTGGCCGCAAGGCCGTGGTGAAGGTGTAA
- a CDS encoding branched-chain amino acid ABC transporter permease, translating into MPSPRQRQLRTWAFWAVPVLLLFLPLATNAYTQFIVNGMLISVLVTLGFTLVIGNLGQLAFANTAFFGIGAYASAILSAKLGLPWIATIPLAGALGALGGFLASSAALRGIRSYYLAIITLAFGELMRWAYLHSKPLTGGTDGLPLPREAMFGISLSDDTLKFYIFLGVTVLLVKATLNLMRSRFGRAVMAVRENEIATASLAIPTARVILVSFIWSGFVVGCAGALFARHVGHVFPESFGMLHLIASFAMVLVGGLGSVLGAVLGAVLLTALPEYLRAFPGMEELFFGLIVAAVLVTMPMGLASLLRRLSPIFVERYYREES; encoded by the coding sequence ATGCCTTCCCCCCGCCAACGTCAGCTCCGCACTTGGGCTTTCTGGGCCGTGCCCGTGCTGCTGCTGTTCCTGCCGCTGGCCACCAACGCCTATACGCAGTTCATCGTGAACGGGATGCTGATCTCGGTTCTGGTGACGCTTGGGTTCACGCTGGTGATCGGCAATCTCGGCCAGCTCGCCTTTGCCAATACCGCGTTTTTCGGGATCGGCGCCTATGCCTCGGCGATCCTCTCGGCCAAGCTCGGCCTGCCCTGGATTGCAACGATCCCACTGGCGGGCGCGCTTGGTGCGCTGGGGGGCTTTCTCGCCTCCTCCGCGGCGCTTCGCGGCATCCGTTCCTACTATCTCGCGATCATCACCCTGGCCTTTGGCGAGCTGATGCGGTGGGCCTATCTGCACAGCAAGCCGCTCACCGGCGGCACAGACGGTCTGCCGCTGCCGCGCGAGGCGATGTTCGGCATCTCGCTCAGCGACGACACGCTGAAATTCTACATCTTCCTCGGCGTGACCGTGCTGCTGGTGAAGGCGACGCTGAACCTGATGCGCTCGCGCTTTGGCCGCGCCGTGATGGCGGTGCGCGAGAACGAGATCGCCACCGCGTCGCTGGCAATCCCGACGGCGCGGGTGATCCTCGTCAGCTTCATCTGGTCGGGCTTTGTGGTGGGCTGCGCCGGTGCGCTCTTTGCCCGGCATGTGGGCCATGTCTTTCCCGAAAGCTTTGGCATGCTGCACCTCATCGCCTCCTTCGCGATGGTGCTGGTGGGCGGGCTCGGCTCGGTTCTGGGGGCGGTGCTGGGCGCCGTGCTGCTTACCGCGCTGCCGGAATATCTCCGCGCCTTTCCGGGCATGGAAGAGCTGTTCTTCGGGCTGATCGTCGCCGCCGTGCTGGTCACCATGCCCATGGGGCTCGCCAGCCTGCTGCGCCGTCTCTCGCCGATCTTCGTCGAACGTTACTACCGGGAGGAGTCATGA
- a CDS encoding ABC transporter ATP-binding protein, with translation MTELLNVQGLSVRFSGLTALDDVSFTLEEGAVRAVIGPNGAGKSTLFNAISGYVTPTSGSVHLKGRELTKLTPHEIAEQGVRRTFQNGGLFPALTVLENVLTGLHAQTEGSFLDILLGRSKALKSEAGNIHRARELLKLMSMDHMADTRAGDLSGGQQRIVEIVRTVASDPPVLLLDEPAVGLSPVARAQMMEIIHRLAGEKGVGILLIEHAVELVMAAADRILVMAAGARIAEGTPEEIREDRAVLEAYLGHS, from the coding sequence ATGACCGAGCTTCTGAACGTCCAAGGGTTGAGCGTCCGCTTCTCCGGTCTGACCGCGCTGGACGACGTCTCCTTCACGCTCGAAGAGGGCGCGGTGCGCGCGGTGATCGGGCCGAACGGGGCGGGGAAATCCACTCTGTTCAACGCGATCTCGGGCTATGTCACGCCGACCTCGGGCAGCGTGCATCTGAAGGGGCGCGAACTGACAAAGCTGACCCCGCACGAGATCGCCGAACAGGGGGTGCGCCGCACCTTCCAGAATGGCGGGCTGTTCCCGGCGCTGACGGTGCTGGAAAACGTGCTGACCGGGCTACACGCACAGACCGAGGGCTCGTTCCTCGACATCCTGCTGGGCCGCTCCAAGGCGCTGAAATCCGAGGCGGGCAACATCCACCGCGCCCGTGAGCTGCTCAAGCTCATGTCGATGGATCACATGGCCGACACCCGGGCAGGGGATCTGTCCGGCGGCCAGCAACGGATTGTCGAGATCGTCCGCACCGTGGCCTCCGACCCGCCGGTGTTGCTGCTCGACGAGCCCGCCGTGGGGCTCTCGCCTGTCGCCCGCGCCCAGATGATGGAGATCATCCACCGGCTCGCGGGGGAAAAGGGTGTCGGCATCCTGCTCATCGAACACGCGGTGGAACTGGTGATGGCCGCCGCCGACCGCATCCTCGTGATGGCGGCGGGCGCGCGCATCGCCGAAGGAACGCCAGAGGAAATCCGCGAAGACCGCGCCGTGCTGGAGGCTTACCTTGGACACTCCTGA
- a CDS encoding ABC transporter ATP-binding protein, giving the protein MDTPEPLLKIRDLHVGYGKKPILRGATYDVLPGECLTLLGANGSGKSTSLNAVCGFVKPSSGSVLFDGIETAGLSPHKIFAHGIAQVSQARDLFPDLTVEDNLRLGAMRRGGKELSQTLGLVYDRFPRLAERRKQATRTLSGGEQQMVAIGRALMSRPRLLLLDEPSGGLSPQFCEEIARIIDTLKEDGVTMLMVEQNLNLAFRAADRFIVLRDGEVVDGGDVRAMAGDHDAIVREIYL; this is encoded by the coding sequence TTGGACACTCCTGAACCGCTTCTGAAAATCCGCGACCTGCATGTGGGTTATGGCAAAAAGCCGATCCTGCGCGGTGCTACCTATGATGTGCTGCCGGGCGAATGCCTGACGCTTCTGGGGGCCAACGGGTCGGGCAAATCGACCTCGCTCAACGCCGTCTGCGGCTTTGTCAAACCGAGCTCCGGCTCGGTGCTCTTCGACGGGATCGAGACGGCGGGCCTGTCGCCGCACAAGATCTTTGCCCATGGCATCGCCCAGGTGAGCCAGGCGCGCGACCTCTTTCCCGACCTCACCGTCGAGGACAATCTGCGGCTCGGCGCCATGCGCCGGGGCGGCAAGGAGCTGAGCCAGACGCTGGGGCTGGTCTATGACCGCTTTCCGCGCCTCGCCGAGCGCCGCAAGCAGGCCACGCGCACGCTGTCGGGCGGCGAACAGCAGATGGTCGCCATCGGCCGGGCGCTGATGTCGCGGCCGCGGCTGCTGCTCCTCGACGAGCCCTCGGGCGGCCTCTCGCCGCAATTCTGCGAAGAGATCGCCCGCATCATCGACACGCTGAAGGAGGACGGGGTGACCATGCTCATGGTCGAGCAGAACCTCAACCTCGCCTTCCGCGCCGCCGACCGCTTCATCGTCCTGCGCGACGGCGAGGTGGTGGATGGCGGCGATGTCCGCGCCATGGCGGGCGATCACGACGCCATCGTGCGCGAAATCTATCTCTGA
- a CDS encoding dipeptidase has protein sequence MTTLHDDLIVFDGLIISDWGRPVFEAMAQGGLTAANCTCSVWENFRDTMSAIGAWNTQFREHADLIVKAKTVADIRRAKAEGKTGIVLGFQNTTAFEDRLEFIELFKEQGVGIVQMTYNTQNLVGSGCYESTDSGLSDFGHEVVAEMNRVGILCDLSHVGPKTSEDVIRASKKPVAYSHCLPAGLKAHPRNKSDEQLRFIAEQDGFVGVTMFPPFLAAGNGATVDDYVAAIDYIVNLVGEERVGFGTDFTMGYGSKFFEYLNRDKGYARQLTEIWEVEFPDGLGSIADFPNLTAAMERVGWSETKIRRVMGENWLSLLDRVW, from the coding sequence ATGACCACGCTGCATGACGACCTGATCGTCTTTGACGGGCTGATTATCTCGGACTGGGGGCGCCCGGTCTTCGAGGCCATGGCGCAGGGCGGGCTGACCGCCGCCAACTGCACCTGCTCGGTCTGGGAGAATTTCCGCGACACGATGTCGGCCATCGGCGCCTGGAACACCCAGTTCCGCGAGCATGCCGATCTGATCGTGAAGGCGAAGACCGTGGCGGATATCCGCCGCGCCAAGGCCGAGGGCAAGACCGGCATCGTGCTGGGCTTTCAGAACACCACTGCCTTCGAGGACCGGCTGGAATTCATCGAGCTTTTCAAGGAGCAGGGGGTGGGCATCGTGCAGATGACCTACAACACCCAGAACCTCGTGGGCTCGGGCTGCTATGAGAGCACCGATAGCGGGCTGTCGGATTTCGGCCATGAGGTGGTGGCCGAGATGAACCGCGTCGGCATTCTCTGCGATCTCAGCCATGTGGGGCCGAAGACCTCCGAGGACGTGATCCGGGCATCGAAAAAGCCGGTCGCCTATTCCCACTGCCTGCCCGCTGGCCTCAAGGCGCATCCGCGCAACAAGAGCGACGAGCAGCTTCGCTTCATCGCCGAGCAGGACGGCTTTGTCGGCGTGACCATGTTCCCGCCCTTCCTCGCCGCCGGCAATGGCGCGACGGTGGACGATTACGTCGCCGCCATCGACTATATCGTGAATCTCGTGGGCGAGGAGCGCGTCGGCTTCGGCACCGATTTCACCATGGGTTACGGGTCGAAATTCTTCGAATATCTCAACCGCGACAAGGGGTATGCCCGCCAGCTCACCGAGATCTGGGAGGTGGAATTCCCCGACGGGCTGGGCTCGATCGCCGATTTCCCGAACCTCACGGCGGCGATGGAACGGGTGGGCTGGTCGGAGACCAAGATCCGCCGCGTGATGGGCGAGAACTGGCTGTCGCTGCTCGACCGCGTCTGGTGA
- a CDS encoding GntR family transcriptional regulator has product MAKKPAASKPASERGAEHVYRMLRQAILRMELRPGSDLDELEISARYEVSRTPVREALIRLTAEGLVQAVRGRGSRVAAMNLFDLRDFFESLDLLQRAQTTLAALRRSDEELRGIEAAERGFEQAAAGRDVDALNEMNFRFHLAISEAAHSRHLHHGYERALIEGMRVGHVSFIEHDGTQARLREHLDRTIADHREMVAFIRDQDTEGAERVAARHVELFRNRIVTTVLSPDATRKMQILS; this is encoded by the coding sequence ATGGCGAAAAAACCAGCAGCGTCGAAACCGGCCTCCGAACGTGGGGCCGAACATGTCTACCGCATGCTGCGGCAGGCGATTCTGCGCATGGAGCTGCGGCCCGGATCGGATCTGGACGAGCTCGAGATCTCGGCCCGTTACGAGGTGTCGCGCACGCCCGTGCGCGAGGCGCTGATCCGCCTGACCGCCGAGGGGCTGGTGCAGGCGGTGCGCGGGCGCGGCTCGCGCGTCGCGGCGATGAACCTCTTTGATCTGCGGGATTTTTTCGAGTCGCTCGACCTGCTCCAGCGGGCCCAGACAACCCTGGCCGCGCTGCGCCGAAGCGACGAGGAGCTGCGCGGGATCGAGGCCGCCGAGCGCGGTTTCGAGCAGGCGGCGGCGGGCCGCGATGTGGATGCGCTCAACGAGATGAATTTCCGCTTTCACCTGGCGATCAGCGAGGCGGCGCATTCACGGCATCTGCATCACGGTTATGAGCGCGCGCTGATCGAGGGCATGCGCGTGGGTCATGTGAGCTTCATCGAACATGACGGCACGCAGGCGCGGTTGCGGGAGCATCTCGACCGCACGATTGCCGATCACCGCGAGATGGTGGCCTTCATCCGCGATCAGGATACGGAGGGCGCCGAACGCGTCGCCGCCCGCCATGTGGAGCTGTTCCGCAACCGCATCGTGACGACGGTGCTGTCGCCGGATGCCACCCGCAAGATGCAGATCCTGAGCTGA